DNA from Pseudomonas mendocina:
CTGCCATTCGCAATGGTGAGATCGCAGGCTGAGCGCAGCGGACGCTGCCAGCAGCGTGTGCGCAACAGCACTGCTCGCCAAGCGGCACGCAGCCCTCCTGCCAGCGGCCATTTGCCACCCAACTTCCCGGCACATCGATATTCAAAAATCGTATTTAACTCAATTCTTTAAATCCCATAGGGTATAAAGACCGGACCACCGGAGCCTCGATATTTCCACCGCTCCGTTGCGCCCTCATCCCGGTGCCGTTGCGGCACATCCACAAGATGAGGTTTGCATGACCAGTCCGATTACCCTTGAGGACAGCGACCAGGACGTCGCCCCAGCGCTACACCCCGCCGCCGTTCTCAGCACTGACGCCGAAGCCCTGCAGGCCGCACATGCCCTGGCAGAAGCGGCGCAGACAGAAGTCATCCTGCGCGACCGCGAACGCCGCCTGCCCTGGGAGCTGGTGGAACGGTTCACCGCCAGCGGCCTTGGCAGTATCGCCGTGCCGCGCGCCTTCGGTGGCCCGCAGCTATCCTACGTGACCATCGCCGAGGTATTTCGCATCATCTCCGCGGTCGACCCGGCCCTGGGGCAGATTCCGCAGAACCAGTTCGGCCTCCTCGGCCTGTTGCAGGCCGGCGCCAGCCCCGAGCAACAACAGCGCCTGTTCGCCAGCGTGCTGGCAGGCGCGCGCATCGGCAACGGCGGCCCCGAACGGGGCAGCAAGCACACCCTGGACATCCAGGCGCGACTGGTGAAACGCGACGGTCGCTGGCTGTTCAGCGGCGAGAAGTTCTACTCCACCGGCGCCCTCTTCGCCCACTGGATCGCCAGCAAGGCGCTGGATGAACAGGGCCGGCCGTGGCTGGCCTTCATCCAGCGCGGGCGCCCGGGGCTGCGTGTCGTCAACGACTGGTCCGGCTTCGGTCAGCGCACCACCGCCAGCGGCACCGTGCTGCTCAACGAGGTGGAGGTCGACGAGAACAACCTGATTCCACTCTGGCCGCTGGCCGACAAACCGAGCATCCAGGGCGCCTTCTCGCAACTGATCCAGGCCGCGATCGACCTCGGCATCGCCGATGGCGCCCTGCGTGATGCCGTCGCCTTCGTCCGCGACAAGGCACGGCCGTGGCTCGATGCCAAGGTCGAGCGTGCCGGTGACGACCCCTACGTGATCGCCGATGTTGGCCGCCTGCAGGTCGAACTGCACGCCGCCGAAGCGCTGCTGCACAAGGCCGGGCGCGTGCTCGACGAAGTCGCCGCCGCCCCCATCGATGCCGACGCCGCCGCCCGTGCCTCCATCGCGGTGGCCGAAGCCAAGGCGCTCACCACCGAGATCTCGCTGACTGCCAGCGAGAAGCTGCTGGAACTGGCCGGCAGCCGCGCCACCCTGGCCGAGTTCGGTCTCGACCGTCACTGGCGCAACGCGCGCACCCACACCCTGCACGACCCGGTGCGCTGGAAGTACCACGCCGTCGGCGCGTGGCACCTGAACCAACGTCACCCTGCCCGCCATTCCTGGATCTGAGCCATGAACGCACCTCTGACCAACACGGTGGCGCTGATTCGCAGCGACGCCGAAGCCCTCGGCGTGGCCGAAGCCCTGGCCCAGGTACTGAGCCCCGGCAGCGCCGAACGCGACCGCGAACGGCGCCTGCCACACAGCGAGCTGGAACTGTTCAGCCACTCCGGCCTGTGGGCCATCAGCGTACCCAAGGCCTTTGGCGGCGCGGGTGTCTCCAGTGTCACCCTGGCCAAGGTCATCGCCCGTATTGCCCAGGCCGATGCCTCGCTCGGGCAGATTCCGCAAAACCACTTCTATGCCCTGGAAGTGCTGCGCATCAACGGCAGCGAAGCCCAGCAACGCCGCCTCTACGGCGAAGTGCTGGCCGGGCGACGCTACGGCAATGCCCTGGCCGAACTCGGCACCAAGACGGCGCTGGATCGCAACACGCGGCTGAGCCGCGATGGCGAGCACTATCGCGTCAACGGACGCAAGTTCTACGCCACCGGCGCGCTCTATGCGCAGCGTATTCCCACCCTCGCGGTGGACGATGAGGGCCGCGGCCAACTGGCCTTCATCCCGCGTCAGGCGGCCGGCCTGCAGGTGATCGATGACTGGAGCGGCTTCGGCCAGCGCACCACCGGCAGTGGCTCGGTGCTGCTCGACAACGTGCCGGTGGCCGCCGACGACGTGGTGCCGTTTCAGAGCGCCTTCGACCGTCCGACCACCGTCGGCCCGTTCGCCCAGTTGCTGCATGCGGCCATCGACACGGGCATCGCCCGCGCCGCCTACGAAGACCTGCTGCAGTTCATCCGGCACAAGTCACGCCCCTGGATCGACGCCGGCATCGACAAGGCCAGCGACGATCCACTGACCCAGCAGGAAATCGGTCGCCTGGTGATTCGCCTGCACGCCAGCGAAGCGCTGCTGGAGCGCGCTGGCGAATTCGTCGACCGCGCCCAGATTGCGCCAGATGAACACAGCGTCGCCGCGGCCTCGATCGCCGTGGCCGAAGCGCGCGCCATCAGCACCGAAGTCTCGCTGCTGATTGCCAGCAAGCTGCTGGAGCTGTCCGGCAGCCGCGCCACCCTGGCCGAGTTCGGCCTCGACCGCCACTGGCGCAACGCGCGCACCCACACCCTGCACGACCCGGTGCGCTGGAAGTACCACGCCATCGGCGACTACGTGCTCAACGAGCGCCTGCCGCCGCGCCGGGGGACCATCTGATGGCTCGGGAAATCCTCCTCAACGCCTTCAACATGAACTGCATCGGGCACATCCATCACGGGCTGTGGACGCACCCGCGCGACCGCTCGACGGACTTCAACCAGTTGAGCTACTGGACGGAACTGGCCCAGTTGCTCGAACGCGGACTGTTCGACGGCCTGTTCATCGCCGATATCCTCGGCGTTTACGACGTTTATCAGAACAACATCGACCTGCCGCTGCAGGAGGCCATCCAACTACCGGTCAACGACCCGCTGCTGCTGGTCTCGGCCATGGCCGGCGTGACTCGACACCTGGGGTTCGGCGTGACCGCCAACCTCAGCTACGAGGCGCCCTACACCTTCGCCCGACGCCTATCGACCCTCGACCATCTCACTCAAGGGCGCATCGGCTGGAACATCGTCACCGGTTATCTGGACAGCGCAGCCAAGGCCATGGGCCAGCCACAGCAGGTCGAGCACGACCGTCGCTACGATCAGGCCGACGAGTACCTGGAAGTGCTCTACAAGCTGCTCGAAGGCAGTTGGCAGGACGATGCCGTGCTGGCCGACCGCGAGCGACGCCTCTACGCGCAACCCGGCAAGGTGCACAAGGTGCGCCACCAGGGCGAGTTCTATCAGGTCGAGGGTTATCACCTCAGCCAGCCATCGCCGCAGCGCACGCCGCTGCTGTTCCAGGCCGGCTCGTCGCCACGCGGCCTGCGCTTCGCCGGAGAGCATGCCGAGTGCGTGTTCATCGGCGGCAACGACCATGCAGCAGTACGCGCCCAGGTCGACAAGGTGCGCGCCAGCGCCGTGGCGGCGGGTCGCGCAGCCGAGGGCATCAAGGTGTTCATGGGTATCGCCGTGATCGTCGCGCCGACCGAAGCCGAAGCGCGCGACAAGCACGCCGAGTACCTGCGCTACGCCAGCCCGGAAGCCGGCATCGCGCATTTTTCCAGTTCCACCGGCATCGATCTGGCCGCCTTCGACCTGGATGAGCCAATCCAGCCGCGCAAGACCAACGCCATCGAGTCGGTGGTCAAGACCTTCAGTGGCTGGACCAAACGCCGCCTGCTCGAGCAGCACGCCCTCGGCGGCCGCTATCCGCTAGTGGTCGGCTCGCCGGAGCAAGTGGCCGAACAACTGATCGCCTGGATCGACGCCACCGGTCTGGACGGCTTCAACCTGACCCGCATCGTCACCCCGGAAAGTTACGCCGACTTCATCGACCTGGTGATTCCCGAGCTGCAACGCCGTGGCCGCTACAAGACCGCCTACGCAGACGGCGCCCTGCGCCACAAGCTGTTCGGCCAGGGCCCGCGCCTGCCATCCGATCACCCCGGTGCCGCCTGGCGCGACCCCGCCCGCCTGGAGCACCAGCACAGCATCACCCACGAACTGCGAGGCCTCAGCAGCAACGCGCTGAGCCTGCTCTGAACCCCTACAAGGACGCCATCATGCTCAAGACCCTGAAAACCCTGACCCTCGGCACCCTGCTCGCCGCCAGCACCCTGGCCCAGGCCGAGCCGCCCCTGAAACTCGGCACCACCGCCGCGTTCGCGCCGCCGCTGGAAGTGGCCGTGGCCGAGGCGAAGAAGCAAGGCCTGGAAGTCGAACTGATCGAGTTCACCGACTGGATCGCACCCAACGTCAGCCTGGCCAATGGCGACATCGACGTGAACTACTTCCAGCACATTCCCTTCCTGGAAAACGCCAAGTCCGAAGGTGGCTACGACCTGGTGCCAGTGGCGCGCGGCGTGCTCAACAACGTCGGCCTGTACTCGAAGAAGCACAAGGACTTCTCCACCCTGCCGGACGGCGCCAAGGTGGCCATCGCCAACGACCCGATCAATGGCGGGCGTGGCCTGCAACTGCTGCGCAAGGCCGGGCTGATCGAGCTCAAGCCGGACGTCGGCTACAAGGCCACCCTGGACGACATCACCGCCAACCCGAAGAACATCCGCATCATCGAGCTGGAAGCCGTGCAACTGGTGCGTGCCCTGGATGAAGTGGACGTGGCCCAGGGCTACCCGCACTACATTCGCCTGGCCGGCACTCATGACCCGGAGTCGGCGTTGCTGTTCGACGGCCTGGACAACCCCGAGTACATCATCCAGTTCGTCGCCCAGCCGGCCAAGGCCAAGGACGCCCGCCTGCTCAAGTTCATCGACATCTACCAGCACTCGCCGGCCGTGCGCGCCGCTCTGGACAAGGCCCACGGCAAGCTCTACCAGCCAGGCTGGGAAAGCTGACATGAGCGGCTTCGACCCACATCTGCAGCAGGCCGCACAGGCCAGCCAGGCCGTCGACACGCACCTGCGCTTCGACAACCTGGGCAAGGCCTACGACGGTGCCAGTGGCCTGGTGCAGGCGCTGCGTGATATCGACCTCGCGATCACCCGCGGCGAAGTGTTCGGCATCATCGGGCGCAGCGGCGCGGGCAAGTCCTCGCTGCTGCGCACCATCAACCGCCTGGAGCAGCCCAGCAGCGGCCGCGTGCTGATCGACGGCATCGACATCGCGCTGTATGACGAAGATCAGCTGGTCGCCCTGCGTCGGCGCATCGGCATGATCTTCCAGCACT
Protein-coding regions in this window:
- a CDS encoding SfnB family sulfur acquisition oxidoreductase, translating into MTSPITLEDSDQDVAPALHPAAVLSTDAEALQAAHALAEAAQTEVILRDRERRLPWELVERFTASGLGSIAVPRAFGGPQLSYVTIAEVFRIISAVDPALGQIPQNQFGLLGLLQAGASPEQQQRLFASVLAGARIGNGGPERGSKHTLDIQARLVKRDGRWLFSGEKFYSTGALFAHWIASKALDEQGRPWLAFIQRGRPGLRVVNDWSGFGQRTTASGTVLLNEVEVDENNLIPLWPLADKPSIQGAFSQLIQAAIDLGIADGALRDAVAFVRDKARPWLDAKVERAGDDPYVIADVGRLQVELHAAEALLHKAGRVLDEVAAAPIDADAAARASIAVAEAKALTTEISLTASEKLLELAGSRATLAEFGLDRHWRNARTHTLHDPVRWKYHAVGAWHLNQRHPARHSWI
- a CDS encoding SfnB family sulfur acquisition oxidoreductase; amino-acid sequence: MNAPLTNTVALIRSDAEALGVAEALAQVLSPGSAERDRERRLPHSELELFSHSGLWAISVPKAFGGAGVSSVTLAKVIARIAQADASLGQIPQNHFYALEVLRINGSEAQQRRLYGEVLAGRRYGNALAELGTKTALDRNTRLSRDGEHYRVNGRKFYATGALYAQRIPTLAVDDEGRGQLAFIPRQAAGLQVIDDWSGFGQRTTGSGSVLLDNVPVAADDVVPFQSAFDRPTTVGPFAQLLHAAIDTGIARAAYEDLLQFIRHKSRPWIDAGIDKASDDPLTQQEIGRLVIRLHASEALLERAGEFVDRAQIAPDEHSVAAASIAVAEARAISTEVSLLIASKLLELSGSRATLAEFGLDRHWRNARTHTLHDPVRWKYHAIGDYVLNERLPPRRGTI
- a CDS encoding LLM class flavin-dependent oxidoreductase, which produces MAREILLNAFNMNCIGHIHHGLWTHPRDRSTDFNQLSYWTELAQLLERGLFDGLFIADILGVYDVYQNNIDLPLQEAIQLPVNDPLLLVSAMAGVTRHLGFGVTANLSYEAPYTFARRLSTLDHLTQGRIGWNIVTGYLDSAAKAMGQPQQVEHDRRYDQADEYLEVLYKLLEGSWQDDAVLADRERRLYAQPGKVHKVRHQGEFYQVEGYHLSQPSPQRTPLLFQAGSSPRGLRFAGEHAECVFIGGNDHAAVRAQVDKVRASAVAAGRAAEGIKVFMGIAVIVAPTEAEARDKHAEYLRYASPEAGIAHFSSSTGIDLAAFDLDEPIQPRKTNAIESVVKTFSGWTKRRLLEQHALGGRYPLVVGSPEQVAEQLIAWIDATGLDGFNLTRIVTPESYADFIDLVIPELQRRGRYKTAYADGALRHKLFGQGPRLPSDHPGAAWRDPARLEHQHSITHELRGLSSNALSLL
- a CDS encoding MetQ/NlpA family ABC transporter substrate-binding protein — its product is MLKTLKTLTLGTLLAASTLAQAEPPLKLGTTAAFAPPLEVAVAEAKKQGLEVELIEFTDWIAPNVSLANGDIDVNYFQHIPFLENAKSEGGYDLVPVARGVLNNVGLYSKKHKDFSTLPDGAKVAIANDPINGGRGLQLLRKAGLIELKPDVGYKATLDDITANPKNIRIIELEAVQLVRALDEVDVAQGYPHYIRLAGTHDPESALLFDGLDNPEYIIQFVAQPAKAKDARLLKFIDIYQHSPAVRAALDKAHGKLYQPGWES